A region of Paenibacillus sp. JNUCC-31 DNA encodes the following proteins:
- a CDS encoding NAD-dependent malic enzyme, producing MNQRNLDGNSFIIRLEMTTKDIKFGEVASAISEAGGDIIAIDVISTNQDVSVRDLTVAVTDAQDNSKIIEGVRQLKGVSIINVSDRTFLLHLGGKIEVTPKVPIHNREDLSRVYTPDVARVCSAISEEPGKAFSLTIKRNTVAVVSDGSAVLGLGNIGPRAAMPVMEGKAMLFKQFAGVDAFPICLDTQDTEEIIRTVKAISPAFGGINLEDISSPRCFEIERRLNEELDIPVFHDDQHGTAVVLYAGLINALKLVGKSITDVKIVVCGIGAAGVACSNILLSAGANRVVGVDRDGALVRTNSYDNEVWTDYAARTNPELETGSLRDVIRGADVFIGLSRGNLLTREDVQTMAADPIVFAMANPVPEIMPSVVEDIVAVMATGRSDYPNQINNVLCFPGMFRAVLDCRASEINEEMKLAAAQAIASAISDEERTRYYIIPSVFNDKIVKSMRNRVIEAAVKTGVARRIPREQAREGGEV from the coding sequence ATGAATCAGAGGAATCTAGACGGCAACAGCTTCATTATTCGACTGGAAATGACAACAAAGGATATCAAATTTGGTGAAGTCGCTTCGGCCATCTCGGAAGCTGGCGGGGATATCATTGCCATCGACGTGATTTCGACCAATCAGGATGTAAGTGTGCGCGACTTGACTGTCGCCGTAACAGATGCACAAGATAACAGCAAAATTATAGAAGGGGTGCGCCAGCTCAAAGGTGTATCCATTATTAACGTATCGGATCGGACGTTCCTGCTTCATTTGGGCGGCAAGATCGAAGTTACTCCGAAGGTCCCGATTCATAACCGGGAAGATCTGTCACGCGTATATACACCGGATGTAGCCCGGGTATGCTCGGCCATTTCAGAAGAGCCTGGAAAAGCATTTTCGCTGACAATCAAACGGAATACGGTTGCCGTAGTATCGGATGGCAGCGCTGTGCTTGGACTCGGCAACATTGGACCACGTGCCGCAATGCCAGTCATGGAAGGTAAAGCGATGTTGTTCAAACAGTTTGCAGGAGTGGACGCTTTCCCAATCTGCCTGGATACACAAGATACCGAGGAAATCATTCGAACTGTGAAAGCGATCTCACCAGCTTTTGGCGGGATTAATCTGGAGGATATCTCGTCTCCGCGTTGCTTCGAAATTGAGCGTCGCCTGAATGAGGAGCTGGATATTCCGGTATTTCATGATGACCAGCATGGTACGGCGGTTGTACTGTATGCAGGTCTGATTAACGCGCTTAAGCTGGTAGGGAAATCCATTACGGATGTGAAAATCGTTGTCTGTGGCATTGGTGCAGCAGGTGTGGCTTGCAGTAATATTCTGCTGTCTGCGGGAGCGAACCGGGTGGTTGGTGTCGATCGTGACGGGGCGTTAGTAAGGACGAATTCCTATGATAATGAAGTATGGACCGACTATGCGGCTCGTACCAATCCGGAGCTGGAGACAGGCTCACTTCGTGATGTAATTCGCGGAGCAGATGTCTTCATCGGCCTGTCCCGTGGTAATCTGTTAACTCGGGAAGATGTGCAAACCATGGCAGCCGACCCCATTGTTTTCGCCATGGCGAATCCGGTACCGGAGATTATGCCGTCCGTAGTGGAGGACATTGTGGCTGTCATGGCGACAGGTCGCTCCGATTATCCGAATCAGATCAATAACGTACTGTGTTTTCCGGGGATGTTCAGAGCGGTTCTGGACTGCCGTGCAAGTGAAATTAATGAGGAAATGAAGCTGGCTGCAGCCCAGGCAATTGCTTCAGCCATTTCGGATGAAGAACGTACCCGGTATTACATTATCCCGAGTGTGTTCAACGATAAAATTGTCAAATCGATGCGCAATCGCGTGATTGAAGCAGCGGTCAAGACGGGTGTGGCACGGCGTATACCGCGTGAACAAGCCCGCGAAGGCGGGGAAGTGTAA
- a CDS encoding adenine deaminase — translation MNTPSFERPLMADCVPDLVATARGDLPATLVIRGGTLVNVISGEILPGMSIAVQGARIAYVGKDVSHTIGEHTRIIEAEGKYIAPGLLDGHCHIESTQMKVTEFARAVLPSGTTGGFFDPHEISNVLGLKGLRLMLDEARTTPMAAYMQVASCVPSTHPGLETTGAYIGPEEVAEALSWGPDMIGLGEVMNFPGVVYGDETMIGEIQATLRAGKVADGHFTWAADDWRLPAYAASGVTGDHECVTKEDVVERLRLGMYAKMRQGSAWHDVAETIKACTELGLDTRRMMLVTDDRSSESLLKEGHMDFVVRLAISQGVKPVTAFQMATINTAERFGVARDVGAVIPGNIADIILLDGRLADVRVGMTIAAGHVVAENGKMTAVWDGFIYPEEALNTVKLEANIQPKDMELSAPITEGMIGAKVIHVTENHVDTKEKHVNVAVEHGNVVIPASGEICKIAVLERHKQTGNRAVALVGGIGFTCPAAIAMTVAHDSHNLLIIGNDDALMAEAGNRVIKMQGGVAVVTTSGVTEFPLRIAGLMSTESFEKVAVQSAAVSEALQSAGCTLNNAFMTLSLLALVVIPELRLSDKGLVRISAEGIELVSLFDEMVENTPAAPAGN, via the coding sequence ATGAACACACCATCTTTTGAACGCCCGTTAATGGCGGATTGTGTACCGGATCTGGTAGCAACAGCACGGGGAGACTTGCCTGCAACATTGGTCATTCGGGGCGGAACGCTGGTTAATGTAATTTCGGGTGAGATTTTACCAGGGATGTCCATAGCGGTACAGGGAGCCCGGATTGCATATGTAGGCAAAGATGTAAGCCATACGATCGGAGAACATACACGCATCATTGAGGCTGAAGGCAAATACATTGCGCCCGGATTGCTGGATGGGCACTGTCACATTGAAAGTACTCAAATGAAAGTAACCGAGTTTGCAAGAGCCGTTCTGCCTTCCGGTACAACCGGTGGTTTCTTTGACCCGCATGAGATTTCCAATGTGCTTGGACTGAAAGGTCTGCGATTAATGCTGGATGAAGCACGTACGACCCCAATGGCTGCTTATATGCAGGTGGCTTCCTGTGTTCCTTCCACACATCCGGGACTGGAGACAACAGGTGCGTATATTGGACCGGAAGAAGTGGCGGAAGCTCTATCCTGGGGGCCGGATATGATTGGTCTAGGCGAAGTGATGAACTTCCCAGGGGTTGTTTATGGCGACGAGACGATGATTGGTGAGATTCAGGCAACGCTGCGAGCAGGCAAGGTGGCCGACGGTCACTTCACCTGGGCAGCGGATGACTGGCGTCTGCCAGCCTATGCAGCAAGTGGCGTTACGGGGGATCATGAATGTGTTACGAAGGAAGATGTGGTGGAACGTCTGCGGCTTGGCATGTATGCCAAAATGCGTCAGGGCTCTGCATGGCATGACGTTGCGGAAACGATCAAAGCCTGCACAGAGCTTGGTTTGGATACACGCCGCATGATGCTGGTGACCGATGATCGAAGTTCCGAGTCATTGCTCAAGGAAGGTCATATGGATTTTGTCGTTCGATTGGCTATTTCGCAAGGGGTGAAGCCGGTCACGGCTTTCCAGATGGCAACCATCAATACGGCTGAACGCTTCGGCGTAGCCCGTGACGTAGGTGCCGTGATCCCGGGGAATATCGCCGACATTATTTTGCTCGATGGACGTTTGGCGGATGTCCGTGTAGGGATGACGATTGCCGCGGGGCATGTTGTGGCAGAGAACGGCAAAATGACAGCGGTATGGGATGGCTTCATCTATCCGGAAGAGGCGCTGAACACAGTGAAACTGGAGGCCAATATCCAGCCGAAGGACATGGAGCTGTCCGCGCCGATTACCGAAGGTATGATTGGAGCGAAAGTCATTCATGTGACAGAGAATCATGTGGATACGAAAGAAAAGCATGTGAATGTCGCGGTGGAACATGGTAATGTCGTCATTCCGGCTTCTGGTGAAATTTGCAAAATCGCGGTGCTGGAGCGTCATAAACAAACGGGAAATCGTGCTGTTGCGCTTGTAGGAGGCATTGGTTTTACATGTCCTGCGGCCATTGCCATGACCGTTGCTCATGACAGCCACAATCTGCTCATTATCGGTAATGATGACGCATTGATGGCTGAGGCAGGTAACCGGGTCATTAAAATGCAAGGCGGCGTAGCCGTTGTGACTACCTCCGGTGTGACCGAATTCCCATTGCGAATTGCGGGCTTGATGTCAACAGAATCTTTCGAAAAGGTGGCAGTCCAATCTGCTGCTGTCAGTGAAGCACTGCAGTCTGCTGGCTGTACGTTAAATAACGCCTTCATGACGCTGTCCCTGCTGGCGCTAGTTGTGATCCCGGAACTGCGTTTGTCCGACAAAGGTCTGGTACGCATTTCGGCAGAAGGCATTGAGCTGGTATCCCTGTTTGATGAAATGGTGGAGAATACACCGGCTGCACCAGCTGGGAACTAA
- the helD gene encoding RNA polymerase recycling motor HelD, with protein sequence MSTDQQWSEEQQRVNIVTEQIERKIDILEKEVGSFRDEVVGMRKDFWDEVTMNFSEADDVGETSTSMRQQSQVLSDRERSHLNTAAALDKMKRLHHSPYFGRIDFKEDGFPHAERIYLGIASLLDENEESFLVYDWRAPISNLYYDGAPGPVTYHTPSGEINGDIEMKRQFVIRDGRIRFMFDTGVTIGDELLQAVLSRTSDAQMKSIVATIQKEQNRIIRNDRTRMLIVQGAAGSGKTSAALQRVAYLLYKYREHLQADQMVLFSPNPMFNSYVSTVLPELGEENMLQTTFQEYLERRLGREYQLEDPFIQLEYVLTGTEDPQYEARMSGIRFKSSDSFLKVITRYKDSMLTEGMKFKPVRFQGRAVVTAEAMAEKFYSFESSVKLVNRLEILRDWMLKELSAFGKGELEAPWVDQQLDLMEPEDLQRAYQRLKRKQKGKSDTFDDFQQEREILARMVVSDRLKPLRKWIKSLRFVDVRQLYAHLFNDRAQMIRLLGEEALPPYWEEIGDMTLRRMKAQELAYEDITPYLYLRELLLGFHINSNIRHVIIDEAQDYSAFQLAFMKRLFPRAKMTALGDFNQAIYAHSSVLRGTGPLTNLYGPENTEVIELTRSYRSTQEIVEFTRGMVPGGDEIVPFNRSGEKPKVIVSSNEQEHLEVITADLRHLIQEGYESVAVICKTAEESKDVHEVLSKVLPAAPKLIKKTTLAFERGVHIIPAYLAKGVEFDAVLIYDGSAEQYAQEHERKLFYTACTRAMHLLHVYCLGKPSPFITSQSEELYDMGKVSAAQAD encoded by the coding sequence ATGAGTACAGACCAGCAATGGAGCGAGGAACAGCAGCGGGTCAACATTGTAACCGAACAGATTGAACGGAAAATCGACATCCTAGAAAAAGAGGTCGGTTCCTTCCGGGACGAAGTTGTGGGCATGAGAAAAGACTTCTGGGACGAAGTCACCATGAACTTCAGCGAAGCGGATGACGTGGGTGAGACCTCCACCAGCATGCGGCAGCAATCACAGGTTCTGTCTGACCGGGAGCGTAGTCATCTAAATACGGCAGCAGCACTGGACAAAATGAAACGGCTGCACCATTCACCTTATTTCGGACGCATTGATTTTAAGGAAGACGGCTTTCCGCATGCTGAACGCATTTATCTGGGGATTGCATCGTTGCTGGATGAGAACGAAGAATCTTTTCTTGTATATGACTGGCGGGCACCCATATCGAACCTGTATTATGATGGTGCGCCGGGTCCGGTTACGTATCATACACCAAGTGGAGAGATTAACGGCGATATTGAGATGAAGCGGCAGTTTGTCATTCGGGATGGACGTATCCGCTTTATGTTTGACACTGGAGTTACGATTGGGGATGAGCTGTTGCAGGCCGTCCTCAGCCGAACCTCGGATGCACAGATGAAAAGCATTGTGGCAACAATCCAAAAGGAGCAAAACCGAATTATCCGTAATGATCGGACTCGCATGCTGATCGTACAGGGAGCTGCGGGCAGTGGTAAAACATCCGCTGCACTTCAGCGTGTGGCGTATCTTCTCTATAAATACCGCGAGCATTTGCAAGCGGATCAGATGGTCCTTTTTTCGCCCAACCCGATGTTCAACAGTTATGTTTCCACCGTTCTGCCTGAGCTTGGAGAGGAAAATATGTTGCAAACGACGTTCCAGGAATATTTGGAACGCCGTCTGGGACGTGAATATCAGCTGGAAGATCCATTCATTCAACTTGAATACGTGCTCACCGGAACAGAAGATCCTCAGTACGAAGCGCGTATGTCCGGTATTCGATTCAAATCGTCTGATTCCTTCCTCAAGGTCATTACACGGTACAAGGACAGCATGCTAACGGAAGGCATGAAGTTCAAGCCAGTTCGATTCCAAGGGCGGGCTGTAGTCACGGCAGAGGCCATGGCCGAGAAATTTTACAGTTTTGAGTCATCCGTTAAGCTGGTGAATCGTCTGGAAATACTGCGAGACTGGATGCTCAAAGAGCTATCTGCGTTCGGTAAAGGGGAATTGGAGGCTCCTTGGGTAGATCAACAACTGGATCTGATGGAGCCCGAGGATCTGCAACGTGCCTATCAACGCCTGAAGCGAAAGCAAAAAGGGAAGTCGGACACCTTCGATGATTTCCAGCAGGAAAGAGAAATACTCGCCCGCATGGTTGTGAGTGATCGGCTCAAGCCTTTGCGCAAATGGATCAAATCCTTGCGTTTTGTCGATGTTCGTCAGCTGTACGCGCATTTATTCAACGATCGGGCTCAGATGATCCGCCTATTGGGGGAGGAAGCATTGCCTCCATACTGGGAAGAGATTGGGGACATGACTCTTCGCAGGATGAAAGCACAGGAGCTGGCGTATGAGGATATCACACCTTATTTGTATTTGCGTGAATTGCTGCTCGGGTTCCATATTAACTCCAATATCCGTCATGTGATTATTGATGAGGCTCAGGATTACTCTGCATTTCAACTGGCCTTTATGAAAAGGTTATTCCCTAGAGCTAAAATGACGGCACTCGGAGATTTCAATCAGGCTATCTATGCCCATTCCTCGGTATTGCGTGGAACGGGACCGCTGACTAACCTCTATGGACCGGAAAATACAGAAGTAATTGAACTGACGAGAAGCTATCGTTCAACACAGGAGATCGTGGAGTTTACCCGCGGCATGGTGCCTGGTGGTGACGAGATCGTTCCTTTTAACCGGAGCGGGGAAAAGCCGAAAGTGATCGTCTCTTCCAATGAGCAGGAGCATTTGGAAGTTATTACAGCCGATCTCCGTCACCTGATTCAGGAAGGGTACGAATCGGTTGCAGTCATCTGCAAGACGGCGGAAGAGAGCAAGGACGTACATGAGGTGTTAAGCAAAGTACTGCCTGCGGCGCCGAAGTTAATCAAAAAAACAACACTGGCCTTTGAACGTGGTGTGCATATCATCCCTGCTTATCTGGCCAAAGGTGTGGAGTTTGATGCTGTGCTGATCTATGATGGCTCTGCAGAACAATACGCCCAGGAGCATGAACGCAAGCTGTTCTACACCGCTTGTACTCGAGCCATGCACTTGCTGCACGTGTACTGCCTGGGTAAACCAAGTCCGTTCATTACATCTCAGTCCGAAGAATTATATGACATGGGTAAAGTATCTGCGGCCCAAGCCGATTAA
- a CDS encoding FUSC family protein yields MSFGARVLKTGIAVTLALYLSSMFLNPQSPVPAAIAAIFAMQPSIYRSWKYFLDQLQTTTLGAIVALLGGMVLSNEPIAVGLIIVLVIMICLKLNMGETVGLTLVTVVSIMEASGDWHFALNRFLLTLVGIVSAFLINITVFPPKPKIQFVKQIQSVFSGMSLLLRTSISDEIKEVVFRDEKNNLGGSIKSLSDKYNLFEEEQKKMKRSKFSETRQMVVYKQMLLSLQKGFDVLDSVERHYFQAQRTPEMDQFFDAHLELVIKFHEHALLKFEDKLKPNGEEAAQFILDNDRFMEQAIAQFDKNQDGMLRLSIVASAIYDYGYQLERLNRLAEHVHGSSEDKDSQDTILNWLKWP; encoded by the coding sequence ATGTCATTTGGTGCACGTGTACTTAAGACGGGAATCGCGGTCACGCTGGCCCTGTACCTTAGCAGCATGTTCTTGAACCCGCAATCTCCCGTTCCCGCCGCAATCGCGGCCATCTTTGCCATGCAGCCATCCATCTACCGGTCCTGGAAGTATTTCCTGGATCAGCTGCAAACGACTACACTTGGTGCCATTGTCGCCTTGCTGGGAGGCATGGTGCTGTCCAATGAACCCATCGCCGTCGGGTTGATTATTGTACTGGTTATAATGATTTGTCTTAAATTGAATATGGGGGAGACAGTTGGTCTGACACTGGTAACCGTTGTATCCATTATGGAAGCATCGGGTGATTGGCATTTTGCATTGAATCGTTTCCTGCTGACGCTTGTTGGCATTGTATCTGCGTTTCTTATTAATATTACGGTATTTCCGCCCAAGCCGAAGATTCAGTTCGTGAAACAGATTCAGAGTGTGTTCAGTGGCATGTCACTGCTGCTGCGCACATCCATCTCGGATGAGATCAAGGAAGTCGTATTCCGGGATGAGAAAAATAATTTGGGTGGTTCGATTAAATCCTTATCCGACAAGTATAACTTGTTTGAGGAAGAGCAGAAGAAGATGAAACGTTCCAAATTCAGCGAGACCCGGCAGATGGTTGTGTACAAACAGATGCTGCTGAGTCTGCAAAAAGGATTTGATGTGCTGGATTCGGTAGAACGCCATTATTTTCAGGCGCAGCGGACACCAGAAATGGATCAGTTCTTTGATGCTCATCTGGAGCTGGTCATCAAATTCCATGAACATGCGTTACTCAAGTTCGAAGATAAACTGAAGCCGAACGGTGAAGAGGCGGCACAGTTCATTTTGGACAATGATCGTTTCATGGAACAGGCGATTGCTCAGTTTGATAAGAATCAGGATGGAATGTTGAGACTGTCCATTGTGGCTTCCGCGATCTATGATTACGGCTATCAACTGGAACGATTGAATCGGCTTGCCGAGCATGTACACGGATCCAGTGAAGACAAAGATTCGCAAGATACCATTTTGAATTGGCTTAAATGGCCCTAA
- a CDS encoding AraC family transcriptional regulator: MERERLRENRIHGNAMYPVSVYPDIQQLNGDSILDCHWHDEMEFTMVTQGSAVFQIDMNTVEVQAGEAIFINRGEIHAGYLKGDVPCVFSSIVFNPELLGSRTFDAVQEKFVGPLVHKTILPPYHIRADEAWGQEILHHLKRIFADHATGTATCEMTTKAYLYLIFAQLFEHMRPAPLKGTVSAGSHDKVERLKSVLSYIHKRYPEPLKLKELADEANMSEGHFCRFFKQMVQKSPVDYINYYRVQQACYQLENTDHKIVDIAMDVGFEHLSYFITTFKKHKNTTPSQYRKMFYEKVEMEPALI, encoded by the coding sequence ATGGAACGTGAACGATTACGGGAAAACCGGATTCACGGCAATGCCATGTATCCCGTCAGTGTGTACCCGGATATTCAGCAGTTGAATGGCGACAGCATTCTGGATTGCCACTGGCATGATGAGATGGAGTTCACCATGGTGACTCAGGGCAGTGCTGTTTTTCAAATCGATATGAATACGGTAGAGGTTCAGGCGGGCGAAGCCATATTTATCAATCGGGGTGAGATTCATGCAGGCTATCTAAAGGGTGATGTCCCCTGCGTTTTTTCGTCCATTGTATTTAACCCGGAGCTGTTAGGCAGTCGGACATTCGATGCTGTACAGGAGAAATTCGTGGGCCCCCTTGTACACAAAACGATTCTTCCTCCTTACCATATCCGTGCCGATGAAGCGTGGGGACAAGAGATTCTTCATCATTTAAAACGAATTTTCGCTGATCATGCCACTGGGACAGCCACCTGTGAGATGACAACGAAGGCTTACCTCTATCTTATCTTTGCACAATTGTTTGAACATATGAGACCTGCCCCACTTAAAGGAACCGTTTCGGCAGGCAGCCATGATAAAGTGGAACGCCTGAAATCAGTGTTAAGCTATATTCACAAGCGTTATCCCGAACCACTCAAGTTGAAAGAACTGGCGGATGAAGCCAATATGAGCGAAGGACACTTTTGCCGCTTTTTCAAACAAATGGTGCAGAAAAGCCCGGTCGACTATATCAACTATTATCGTGTTCAGCAGGCCTGTTATCAGCTTGAGAATACCGACCACAAAATTGTGGATATTGCCATGGACGTCGGCTTCGAGCATTTAAGCTACTTCATTACAACGTTCAAGAAACACAAGAATACGACCCCATCCCAATACCGCAAAATGTTTTATGAGAAAGTGGAGATGGAACCTGCGCTGATCTAG
- a CDS encoding pyridoxamine 5'-phosphate oxidase family protein, producing the protein MNVPKLDAKWIEWLSGDHLEQKQHEAMQLLTVSEDAWPHQAMISMGEVIAISPTRLRLALWQGTQTSMNMSRTGKATLIAVHEQRLLHIRLEVSPLPQIGEFMYPRDRFEAQVVNVRVDQAPYAEITSGITFQLKDESEAVTRWKETIEELRK; encoded by the coding sequence ATGAATGTACCAAAGCTAGACGCCAAATGGATAGAGTGGCTGAGTGGTGATCATCTGGAGCAGAAGCAGCATGAAGCGATGCAATTGTTAACGGTGTCCGAAGATGCCTGGCCCCATCAGGCAATGATCAGCATGGGAGAAGTGATTGCCATCAGTCCAACGCGGCTTAGACTGGCGTTATGGCAAGGAACCCAGACAAGTATGAATATGAGCCGAACAGGCAAGGCTACCTTGATTGCAGTTCATGAGCAACGTCTGCTGCATATTCGTCTGGAAGTGAGTCCGTTACCTCAGATTGGGGAATTTATGTATCCAAGAGATCGTTTTGAAGCTCAAGTGGTGAATGTACGTGTGGATCAAGCACCATATGCAGAGATTACTTCAGGCATAACATTTCAATTAAAGGATGAGTCTGAAGCGGTGACTCGCTGGAAGGAAACCATCGAAGAATTACGGAAATAA
- a CDS encoding HD domain-containing protein, which produces MQEKSPQHPNQSAQRSGHEDHVDGTLTGEAILRAARAFVQGDAAAHTDGHDWPHIERVTTLAVELAHRMGADPFICELAALLHDVPDEKLNESLEVGMAKLIAWLDSQPLDADTREAVVNIISTISFAGGQRPAVSSLEAKVVQDADRLDALGAIGIARTFAFAGARGREMYDPALPPREQMTREEYRNGRSTTINHFYEKLFKLKDLMNTSYGKELAEQRHDFMVQFVEQFKREWEGRFS; this is translated from the coding sequence ATGCAAGAGAAATCCCCTCAACATCCGAATCAAAGCGCGCAGCGATCGGGTCATGAGGATCATGTGGATGGAACATTAACAGGAGAGGCCATTCTTCGTGCGGCTCGCGCTTTTGTTCAGGGAGACGCTGCCGCACATACGGATGGTCATGACTGGCCTCATATTGAACGGGTCACCACACTTGCGGTTGAACTCGCACATCGTATGGGCGCCGATCCTTTCATCTGTGAACTGGCTGCATTACTGCATGATGTGCCAGATGAGAAGCTGAACGAAAGTCTGGAAGTGGGGATGGCGAAGCTGATTGCGTGGCTGGATAGCCAACCACTTGATGCAGATACACGGGAAGCTGTGGTAAACATCATCAGCACCATCTCCTTTGCAGGAGGACAGCGTCCTGCCGTTTCATCGCTGGAAGCCAAGGTGGTGCAGGATGCGGACCGCCTGGATGCGCTGGGCGCTATCGGTATTGCGCGTACGTTTGCTTTTGCCGGCGCAAGAGGTCGCGAGATGTATGATCCAGCCCTTCCTCCACGAGAGCAGATGACGCGGGAGGAATACCGGAATGGACGCAGTACTACGATCAATCACTTTTACGAAAAGTTGTTTAAGCTAAAAGATCTGATGAACACGTCCTATGGCAAGGAACTGGCAGAGCAGCGTCATGATTTTATGGTGCAATTCGTGGAGCAGTTCAAACGTGAATGGGAAGGAAGGTTTTCATAA